A stretch of DNA from Bacillota bacterium:
TGATCCATTCACCAGCAAACACATAGAGACTACCCACGGCTACCATGAGCGCGGTTAAGATCAACACAACGCTCATTCTGAATGATGACCTGTACACTGAACACCAGCTCCTTTCAGGGAAGAATTGTTCTATAGAGGAACATAAAGGATGAACGTTAAGATAGCATATCAACGGAGTAAACATCATGTAAAAGTATTATGACCCAAGCCACAAGCGGCACCTGTCCCACGTGGACATAGATGCTATCTTCCGGCTCGGCGACGAAATGTTTCTTTGCCTTCCGGATCACCTCCCCAAATGTCGGCGCGGGAGACTATAAGCTTAACAACGGAGACCGGCGGTAACTACCTAGATGCCTCTTGACCATGGCTATTAGCTATGATACTATATGCATGGATACTATATACATTATGCATATACATGATCGAATGGAGGCTGTGTTATGGCCAATTATGCAAACGAAAGCCCATGCGGGCCATGCTCACCTCGCACTCACGCACGAATGGAGCGCTTCATGGAACCTTGCCTGCTCCTCCTGCTCCGGGGACAGCGATCGCACGGGTATGAACTAATGGAAAAGCTCCGGGAGCTGGGATTTGAAGGAAGTTCCGCGGACATGGCGAGTCTCTACCGAACCCTCCGCCAACTCGAGGACAAGCAGGTGGTCACGTCATCGTGGGAAGAGGGAACGCAAGGCCCCCCGAAAAGGGTGTACGAACTAACCGAGGAGGGCGAAGCTCTCCTGCACGATTGGGCACGTGTGATTAGAGCAAACCGGTCCCGGCTGAACAAGTTCCTCGATTTATATGAGACTCTATGCCAGGAAGAGGGAAAAGGAGGCGGCAGCGATGTATAGCGTGGTCCTCTACTCTATATCCATCATCGCAGTACTCCTTTCGTGGAAAGCCAGCAAAGATAAGACACGAAAAGCCTTGCGGATTACGGCCAAATCCTTTGCCAAGATCATTCCGGCTATGATCGGCATAATCGGAATCATTGGACTCCTTCTTACCTTGATCCCTCCTGAATGGATCTCCGGATATCTCGGAAAACAGGCAGGTATCGCGGGGACGATCGGGGCGGCAGTGTTCGGGGCCGTCACCCTGATTCCCGGGCTCATCGCTTTCCCCCTGGCCGGGTCCCTCTATCGAGAAGGTGCTTCCGTGATGACCGTGGCTGCTTTCATCACCACCCTGACTATGGTAGGAATTGTTACCGCGCCTGTTGAGATCCAACAGTTGGGCAGGAAGATGACCCTGTGGAGAAACGGGCTGAGCTTCGTTTTCGCCCTGATCATCGCGTTTGTAATGGGGGCGGTGCTGGGATGAAAAAAGTCGTGAAAGAGTACAGATTGGTGGTTCTCGTTGTCCTCGCCAACCTGGTGCTGTGGTACCTCTCACCCTCAAAGGCCGCAGAATCGGCCAGCACAGCCGGCAAGTTCCTGAAAGAGATGCTCTCGATCTTGCCTCCAGTGTTCTTGCTCGTAGGACTCCTGGATGTCTGGGTGCCGAGGGCAATCGTAGAGAGAAGCGTGGGTCAGAAGTCGGGCATCAAGGGCGTGGCCATCTCGATGCTGCTCGGCAGTACAACGGTCGGCCCCCTCTATGCAGCGTTTCCCATCGCCGCCGCGCTTCTGAAGAAGGGCGCGAGCGTGTTCAACATCGTCGTGTTCCTTACTGTAAAGGCGGGCGCAGAGATACCTCTAGTGGCTATGGAAGCGAAGTTCCTGGGTTTCCCCTTTGCTCTTCTCCGCCTGGCGTTGACGTTAGTCGCTGCCCCGATCATCGGGTGGATCGTGCAAAGGGTAGTCGGATATTCTTACAGGTCACAGAGTGCGGAACCGATGCTAAGCGAATAGAGGGTGGCCTATGGCAGAGGGTCTCAGCAAGATATCACAACGAGGGGGGAGCGGAGTGAAGATCTATGACATTTTGCGAAACAAGGAGTTCGTAGCCGGTGCGCATGCGAAAGATGTGCTCGAAGATACCAGCACCCATAAGGTCTTAACGGTGACGATCGATGCGGGAGCTCAAATTCCGCCGTGCACAATGGGAAGCCACACCTTGTTCTTCGTGGTAGAGGGCGAAGGGACGATAAGAGTGGGCAGTGATACAAGAGACATTGCGCCAGGTCAGATAGTGAGCATCGAACCTGGCATAGAGCGCAACATCAAAGCCGAAACCAAGATGGTTGTTTTAGCTATCCAGATTCATGGTTGACTGACGAACACGGCGGCCACCGGGGATGAGAGGTACGAGCCGTAGGTCAGAAGGTTCCGCAGTGCCCGGCGCGGACAACGCCAAGTTGACTGTTTCTACCCGAGTTTGCGGGATTGGGGAATAGGAAAATCCCTATAGCATGGCTTTAGTGATGGTGGATCGAGCTAATCTTGACTACGCGATTCCTTTTGGCTATTACGGCAGCGAGGCCGGGTCTACGAGGTCATCGTAGGGGATGTATTTGTGGTCGAGTCGCTTGTGGCGCCAAGGCTGCGCAGGGAGGTGTACAGGTATTGCATGGCCTCCTTCTCCATGGATACCATCTTGTCCAGGTCCCTGTAGATATCGAAATCGACATCCCTAGAGCCGGGCACCCCAAGGAAAGCGGGGCATGCGGCTTTCGCAGCCCAGGGGAAGACGCAGCACTTGCTCTTCGGGTCAGAGCATCTATTGAGCACCATGAGCTCGGCGTACTTGACTGACTCGAAGAGCTGATGGAAGCCGAAAAATTGATAGATCCAGTTTCGCCGAGGTCCGGGGAAATCCCAACTTCTTTGGCAGGTTCCGAGAGAAACTGCCAACTATGTTGGCACCTCGACCATTCAACCGTGGTAATTACACCCCGAGGGTAGCCGCCTCTCTGGCGTTGACCCTCGCCCTGGCATGCGCGCCGGGGACAACCGGCAGGTAAATGGGCCGGGGAGTCGGAGAGGACCTCCAACATGCATGCGCGTGAAACTGCATACCCTGTACTAACTCACGGAATGGAGTGCCAAGGCCCCCTTGACACCACCGTCTAATATCGATATGATATATATCGAAACGCTATATCGCGGGTAGTGGGGAAGTGCGAAGCCTTGGAACACGTCATCCTTGGTTTTCTGACTATGGGAGACATGACGGGATATGATATCAAGCGGCTTATGAGCATCAGCACGTCATTTTTCTATGATGCGAGCTACGGGAGCATCTATCCTACCCTCAAGAAGCTAGAAGAAAGAGGGCTTGTGAAGTCCAGCGAGGCAATAGAAAGCGGGCGCCTCAGGAAGGTCTATTCTATCACTGATGAAGGGCGCGAGGAGTTTCTTCGGTGGCTCGGAGGGCCACCCGGCGAAAGCAAGTTCAAATACGACTTCTTAATGAGGATGTTCTTCTTCGCGCACCTTCCCAAAGAGAAGATTGAGGCGGCGGTAACCCAGCATCTCGCGGAGATAAGGGCAGTTTCGAAGAAGCTTGAGACGATTGAGTTCATAGTAGGGGGCAAGGCAGATATATATCAGATGTACACCCTTCGATTCGGCAAGGACTTCTTCGCCTTCCTCCAAGTCTGGTTTGAAAGGTTCCTGGACGAACTCAAAAATGGTAACTCAGGCGACCCCGGGGTGAGGAAAGGGGATACTTGATGAGCGTGGGAAAGCAGCTCCGGACACGGAAACAGCTCCGGATACCTGGCATGGTTCATATCCTCATCTCTTTTGTCCCGTGGACACTCTATTGGACCTTATGCGGCGTTGGAAAGCCCCCGGGCGTTGCAGTTGGGCTTTTAGTGGCTGTCCTCCTTGTGATTCCGGAGGCCGTTAACATGAGTTTCAATCTCATAGACCTGGTGTCAGTGGCATTCTTCGGTGCCGCGGCTTTGGTCACCTTTGGCCTCAAATCAAGCCTATTCATTGATAACAGCGGTTTCCTCGGGTATCTTGCCCTCTTCATCATGGCGGTTGTGTCTCTGATACTCAAACAACCGTATACCGTGCAGGTCTCAAAGAGGGACTATCCTGAGACTTACTGGCACGACCCAACTTTCCTCCTGATCAATAACATCATCACCGGCCTTTGGGCATTCATATTCCTGGTGAATTCGGTAATATACATCCTCTCGCGCTTTCCCTTCACAGTCGTGGTCTCAAATGCTCTGGTGGCTTTAGGAATAGTCTTCTCCATTGTTTTCCCCATGGCCGCCCCCGCTTACTTTGCGTTGAGAGAGTTCAAGGGAAATGACTGGCGAGTCGACGTTGGCCGTGAAAGGGGAAAGGGAGGGGACCCCGGAAAAGAGAAGAAACGAGAGGGAAAAGAATATGATGCGATAATTGTCGGGTCCGGGATTGGCGGATTGACCTGCGGGGCTTTGCTCGCCCGCGAGGGCTACCGGGTTGCGGTCTTCGAGCAACACTACCTCCCGGGGGGTTATTGCTCGTCGTTTCGCCGGAAGGGGTTTACCTTCAATACCGGGGTGGAGGCTGTAAGCGGACTGTGGGAAAAGGGCCCTGTTCGCTACCTTTTGGATGATCTCGGGCTCCGGCAAGAGGACCTCTTTATAAGAAACACTTCGAGATATGTTTTCAAAGGCCAGAATATCGATGTTCCGCCGGATCTCGGAGGATTCATAGCCCTACTTCAGGGAATGTTCCCTGAGGAAGCTCGCGGTATTGCTGACTTCTTCGACATGGCCAGGAGGGCCTATGAAGAGGTCTACCGGGAGGCCGCAATGTATGGGAGTCCGCTCCCTGCAGAACTCATCGCCAAGGTGTTCGGGGCAAAGGCACTCCTGAACTACCCTGGGGAACACCCGCATTTCTTCAGCTGGATGAATAAGACTTACAGGCAAGTCCTGGACGAGCATTTCAAGAGTGAAACTCTCAAGGCGCTGCTATCCGCTCTCATAGGCTACGTTGGGACAGAGCCGAATGAGACCCCCGCGGCAAGCGCCCTGACTGCCGTAGTATCCTATTACCTTCACGGTGGATATTTCCCCAAGGGAGGCGCGCTTCGATTCGCAGGCGCGCTAAAGCAGTATATCGAAGAACATGGCGGTCGGGTACTGCTCAGGAACAAGATTGACAGGATTCTAGTGGAGACAAGTGAGGCCAGGGCCGGCAGGGAGGCAGAGGTCAGGGGGGTTCAGGTAGGCGATACGACCTATGAAAGCCCTGTGGTGGTGGCCAACGTCAATGCTAAGACAGCTCTCCTGGACCTGGTGGGAGAAGAACACCTAAAGCCAGCATTCGCCCGGTATATCAAGGGCCTAAAGATGTCCCCGTCGGTATTCATGGTATTCCTGGGTGTGGACATGGACCTATCAGATTACCCGGTCCTCATCCACAATCTCGATGAGGGGTACGGGATCGTCATAGGCTCGAACGCAGATCCGGACCTTGCGCCCCCGGGTAGTGCTAGTGTCACGCTACTGGCCGGGGCGAGTTACTGCGATTTCCCGCCGAGAGGAACCCCGGAATATCTTCAAAGGAAGGAGGAACTTGCCCGCACGCTGATAGAGAGGGCGGATAAGGCGATCCCCGGTCTTTCAAGCCATATCATCGTAGAGGATGCGGCAACGCCGAGGACGCTAGAGTTTTACACCGGCATGCCAGAAGGGGCGATCTATGCCTTCGACCAGTCGAAGGATACCAAAAGGCCATATTTCAAGACACCCATCAAAGGGCTGTATCTCGCCAGTGCCTCCACCTTTCCTGGTGGTGGGAT
This window harbors:
- a CDS encoding PadR family transcriptional regulator, producing the protein MEHVILGFLTMGDMTGYDIKRLMSISTSFFYDASYGSIYPTLKKLEERGLVKSSEAIESGRLRKVYSITDEGREEFLRWLGGPPGESKFKYDFLMRMFFFAHLPKEKIEAAVTQHLAEIRAVSKKLETIEFIVGGKADIYQMYTLRFGKDFFAFLQVWFERFLDELKNGNSGDPGVRKGDT
- a CDS encoding permease, producing MYSVVLYSISIIAVLLSWKASKDKTRKALRITAKSFAKIIPAMIGIIGIIGLLLTLIPPEWISGYLGKQAGIAGTIGAAVFGAVTLIPGLIAFPLAGSLYREGASVMTVAAFITTLTMVGIVTAPVEIQQLGRKMTLWRNGLSFVFALIIAFVMGAVLG
- a CDS encoding NAD(P)/FAD-dependent oxidoreductase, translated to MSVGKQLRTRKQLRIPGMVHILISFVPWTLYWTLCGVGKPPGVAVGLLVAVLLVIPEAVNMSFNLIDLVSVAFFGAAALVTFGLKSSLFIDNSGFLGYLALFIMAVVSLILKQPYTVQVSKRDYPETYWHDPTFLLINNIITGLWAFIFLVNSVIYILSRFPFTVVVSNALVALGIVFSIVFPMAAPAYFALREFKGNDWRVDVGRERGKGGDPGKEKKREGKEYDAIIVGSGIGGLTCGALLAREGYRVAVFEQHYLPGGYCSSFRRKGFTFNTGVEAVSGLWEKGPVRYLLDDLGLRQEDLFIRNTSRYVFKGQNIDVPPDLGGFIALLQGMFPEEARGIADFFDMARRAYEEVYREAAMYGSPLPAELIAKVFGAKALLNYPGEHPHFFSWMNKTYRQVLDEHFKSETLKALLSALIGYVGTEPNETPAASALTAVVSYYLHGGYFPKGGALRFAGALKQYIEEHGGRVLLRNKIDRILVETSEARAGREAEVRGVQVGDTTYESPVVVANVNAKTALLDLVGEEHLKPAFARYIKGLKMSPSVFMVFLGVDMDLSDYPVLIHNLDEGYGIVIGSNADPDLAPPGSASVTLLAGASYCDFPPRGTPEYLQRKEELARTLIERADKAIPGLSSHIIVEDAATPRTLEFYTGMPEGAIYAFDQSKDTKRPYFKTPIKGLYLASASTFPGGGIEAVVIAGRICANDIMNWKMRGST
- a CDS encoding PadR family transcriptional regulator yields the protein MANYANESPCGPCSPRTHARMERFMEPCLLLLLRGQRSHGYELMEKLRELGFEGSSADMASLYRTLRQLEDKQVVTSSWEEGTQGPPKRVYELTEEGEALLHDWARVIRANRSRLNKFLDLYETLCQEEGKGGGSDV
- a CDS encoding cupin domain-containing protein gives rise to the protein MAEGLSKISQRGGSGVKIYDILRNKEFVAGAHAKDVLEDTSTHKVLTVTIDAGAQIPPCTMGSHTLFFVVEGEGTIRVGSDTRDIAPGQIVSIEPGIERNIKAETKMVVLAIQIHG
- a CDS encoding permease, whose protein sequence is MKKVVKEYRLVVLVVLANLVLWYLSPSKAAESASTAGKFLKEMLSILPPVFLLVGLLDVWVPRAIVERSVGQKSGIKGVAISMLLGSTTVGPLYAAFPIAAALLKKGASVFNIVVFLTVKAGAEIPLVAMEAKFLGFPFALLRLALTLVAAPIIGWIVQRVVGYSYRSQSAEPMLSE